One part of the Ciona intestinalis chromosome 5, KH, whole genome shotgun sequence genome encodes these proteins:
- the LOC100177332 gene encoding LOW QUALITY PROTEIN: intelectin-1 (The sequence of the model RefSeq protein was modified relative to this genomic sequence to represent the inferred CDS: deleted 2 bases in 1 codon), translating into MAQLLLLFIVVGSCWDCIADPQNNFYCGPTEVSGSNNIPTPTFTTRTVAVGPPGKRGPPGPPGNLTRCYCPRENELRRRVQELEEQVSGQQPIGVVRDCKQLKLRNPNATTGVYTIHDTSGIPYPVYCDMEADNGGWTLVASVHENYIGEEVGRCTVGDRWSSQQGNSPLRPEGDASWQNLNTFGRAVSATSDDYKSQAYFELQARDVMVWQVPNDTPLSELSSEAYLKYRTTNGFLTRYGSNMFKLYSVYYPVKSGVYTFPTDSGPSIPVVFDQGSTISLLVHLPTLALTGIEAGYIQFRAIDVHRDAFAFCPGVRNKPTFNHPSQSCIGSAGRTRHNFYCGDFSGFYHNGHAVGTGWSADATLLNSSFLLFYR; encoded by the exons ATGGCGCAACTTTTATTGCTTTTCATCGTTGTTGGTTCGTGTTGGGATTGCATCGCTGATCCGCAAAATAATTTCTACTGCGGTCCTACGGAAGTATCTGGCAGCAACAATATTCCAACCCCGACGTTTACCACAAGAACCGTTGCAGTCGGTCCACCTGGTAAACGGGGTCCTCCTGGACCACCTGGGAACCTCACACGCTGCTATTGTCCGAGAGAAAACGAGCTACGACGCAGAGTTCAAGAACTAGAGGAACAAGTTTCGGGGCAGCAACCAATAGGTG TAGTGCGAGATTGTAAACAACTAAAGTTACGGAATCCAAACGCCACTACTGGT GTATATACGATCCATGATACAAGTGGAATTCCCTATCCTGTATATTGTGACATGGAAGCAGACAATGGTGGCTGGACGCTTGTAGCTTCTGTGCATGAAAACTACATTGGCGAAGAGGTAGGTAGATGTACAGTAGGTGATCGATGGTCGAGTCAGCAAGGCAACTCCCCGCTTCGACCGGAAGGTGACGCTAGCTGGCAAAATTTGAATACTTTTGGTCGTGCCGTGTCGGCAACCAGCGATGATTACAAGAGCCAAGCTTACTTTGAGTTGCAAGCCAGAGACGTGATGGTTTGGCAAGTACCGAACGACACTCCTTTATCCGAATTAAGTTCTGAGGCTTATCTCAAATACCGAACAACAAATGGTTTTTTAACACGCTATGGCAGTAACATGTTCAAACTTTACTCTGTTTATTATCCAGTTAAATCTGGAGTCTACACTTTTCCGACAGACAGTGGTCCAAGTATACCGGTCGTATTTGATCAAGGATCTACTATTTCACTCTTAGTTCATCTTCCAACATTGGCTCTCACAGGTATTGAAGCAGGATACATACAA TTTCGAGCAATAGACGTTCATCGAGATGCGTTTGCATTCTGTCCAGGTGTGCGAAACAAGCCCACGTTTAACCATCCATCGCAAAGTTGCATTGGTTCAGCAGGGCGCACGCGCCACAACTTTTATTGTGGTGACTTTTCCGGCTTTTACCATAATGGTCACGCAGTAGGAACAGGGTGGAGCGCTGATGCTACATTACTCAATTCGTCATTCCTCTTATTTTATcgctaa
- the LOC100174994 gene encoding transmembrane protein 180, translated as MLRSNSYNFERISTLYGSMALFLTVVHNVFLLYYVEMFVTVYKIDKTSFWIGEIAFLVWNSLNDPLFGWLSDRSLLQKSTSVHPLDIVLLRLKRLSWSGPLFAVAFALFWVKWLHPGVQFVICLCLYDGFLTTVELQHTALLADLVVHAKDRTLLNKRSSLFSAIGSISVFLSYMFWNNSSRISFQVFCMCLAVFSIVGFTISTRSLIKFCEMQKKDKEEYYELSEVVSTSSSKTRHSNLKIGLSEYIKQLAVNHNFRWFISMNLLQVFHCHFNSNFFPLFLDTLVGDAVSPGVGPFLLGISFVLPHLNNLYFLKLCEKHGVYKVINWLFYTKLALTLCMLILGSKNITFLCVFIASNRVFTEGTCKLLNLVVTDLVDEDVVKHDREQAASALLFGMSSLMSKPGQTFAPLLGTWLLAFYTGEDMFGSNSIGSIQSQQTEREMVSKHDACFAILTAVPIVCATLQIFAWSRFTLHGAKLNYIKSARLGKSSDQI; from the exons ATGTTAAGAAGCAACTCTTACAATTTTGAAAGGATTTCCACTTTGTATGGAAGCATGGCGTTATTTCTAACAGTCGTGCACAATGTGTTTCTATTATATTACGTGGAGATGTTTGTTACTGTTTACAAAATTGACAAAACGTCATTTTGGATTGGAGAG attgcaTTTTTGGTGTGGAATTCTTTAAACGATCCATTATTTGGATGGTTAAGTGACCGAAGTTTGCTTCAAAAATCCACCTCAGTTCATCCATTGGACATTGTGTTGTTACGATTAAAGAGACTATCATGGAGTGGTCCTCTATTTGCAGTGGCGTTTGCTTTGTTTTGGGTGAAATGGCTACACCCGGGAGTTCAATTTGtaatatgtttatgtttatatgaTGGTTTTTTAACCACTGTGGAGTTACAACACACTGCGCTGTTGGCTGATTTAGTAGTTCATGCAAAAGATCG aACCTTATTAAACAAGAGATCTTCACTCTTTAGTGCGATTGGTTCAATTAGTGTTTTCTTGTCTTATATGTTTTGGAACAATTCAAGTCGTATATCATTCCAG GTGTTCTGCATGTGTTTGGCAGTTTTTTCAATTGTGGGTTTCACGATTTCAACAAGAAGCCTGATAAAATTTTGTGAAATGCAAAAGAAAGACAAAGAAGAATATTACGAATTATCGG aagtGGTTTCAACATCATCCAGTAAAACTCGTCACTCTAACTTGAAGATAGGTTTATCAGAATACATCAAACAGCTTGCTGTGAATCATAACTTTAGATGGTTTATTTCAATGAATTTATTGCAG GTATTCCACTGTCATTTCAACAGCAACTTTTTTCCGTTATTCCTTGACACATTGGTAGGTGATGCAGTGTCACCTGGAGTTGGCCCATTCTTACTAG GAATATCTTTTGTCCTTCCACATCTAAATAATCTCTACTTCCTAAAGTTATGTGAAAAACATGGTGTGTACAAAGTTATTAACTGGTTGTTCTACACAAAACTTGCACTCACACTCTGTATGTTGATACTTGGATCAAAgaatataacatttctatgtgTCTTTATTGCAAG CAACCGTGTATTCACTGAAGGCACATGCAAGTTACTGAACCTTGTTGTAACGGACTTGGTTGATGAAGATGTTGTGAAACACGACCGTGAACAAGCGGCATCAGCTTTATTATTTGGAATGTCGTCTTTAATGTCAAAACCCGGTCAAACTTTTGCACCACTGCTTGGAACTTGGTTGCTTGCTTTTTATACAG GTGAAGACATGTTTGGAAGCAACTCTATTGGTTCAATCCAATCACAACAAACTGAAAGGGAAATGGTATCCAAACATGATGCgtgttttgcaattttaacAGCTGTGCCTATTGTATGTGCAACACTGCAGATATTTGCATGGAGTAGATTCACTTTACATGGGGCCAAGCTAAATTATATCAAGTCAGCAAGACTTGGTAAATCAAGTGATCAAATTTGA